Proteins encoded together in one Bacteroidota bacterium window:
- a CDS encoding cytochrome ubiquinol oxidase subunit I, which produces MGLILVASVVSLSRAQFALTAMYHWLFVPLTLGLSFIIAIMESLYVKTGNEEWKRITKFWMTLFGINFAIGIATGIILEFEFGTNWSNYSWFVGDIFGAPLAIEGILAFFMESTFVAVMFFGWTKVSKGFHLLSTWLVFVGSNLSALWILVANAWMQNPVGMRFNPDTARNEMVNFWEMLSPVAINKFFHTLTSGYVLAAVFVCGISAWFLIRRREQFLAIKSITVACIFGLISSVLLAISGDSSARLIAHTQPMKLAAMEGVYHGNEGQSLMAIGILVKSEQKNLKNEYHVVKYRIEIPHLLSFLAFGKFNAFVPGVDDLIQGNHQYGLISAKEKIARGKTARNTLMRLYQARKSHDTATYNNLKEKFHERNFVDNQFRYFGYGFLNDTNSLIPNVPLVFYSFHIMVVLGFFFILLFLLLLLFIRKKSLEIHRFWLWISLWSMPLAYIASQSGWVVSEVGRQPWVVQDLMPAVAAISQIDASAVETTFILFAVLFTALLIAEFSIMIKQIRLGSKKEK; this is translated from the coding sequence ATGGGTTTAATTCTTGTTGCCTCAGTGGTCAGCCTTAGCCGTGCACAGTTTGCGCTTACGGCCATGTATCACTGGCTTTTTGTTCCTCTCACCCTGGGATTGTCATTTATCATTGCCATTATGGAAAGTTTGTATGTTAAAACCGGCAATGAGGAATGGAAGCGCATTACCAAGTTCTGGATGACCTTGTTCGGGATTAATTTTGCAATTGGAATAGCAACGGGCATTATTCTGGAGTTTGAATTTGGGACCAACTGGTCGAATTATTCCTGGTTTGTGGGTGATATTTTTGGAGCTCCACTGGCCATTGAAGGAATACTGGCTTTTTTCATGGAATCGACCTTTGTGGCCGTGATGTTTTTCGGATGGACGAAAGTCAGCAAAGGCTTTCACCTGCTGTCAACCTGGCTGGTATTTGTAGGTTCTAACCTGTCGGCATTATGGATACTTGTTGCCAATGCCTGGATGCAAAATCCTGTAGGCATGAGGTTTAATCCGGATACAGCCCGTAATGAGATGGTCAATTTCTGGGAGATGCTTTCGCCTGTGGCCATCAACAAATTTTTTCACACCTTAACCTCTGGCTATGTGCTGGCAGCAGTTTTTGTTTGTGGCATCAGTGCCTGGTTCCTTATCCGCCGCCGCGAACAATTTCTGGCAATAAAAAGCATAACTGTAGCCTGCATTTTCGGACTTATTTCTTCCGTTTTGCTGGCCATAAGCGGAGATTCTTCAGCAAGGTTAATTGCCCACACCCAGCCCATGAAACTGGCTGCCATGGAGGGCGTTTATCATGGCAATGAAGGACAAAGCCTTATGGCGATTGGAATTCTGGTTAAATCGGAACAGAAGAACCTTAAAAACGAATACCATGTAGTAAAGTACAGGATTGAAATTCCACATTTATTATCATTCCTGGCATTCGGGAAATTTAATGCCTTTGTTCCCGGGGTGGATGATTTGATTCAGGGCAATCATCAATATGGCCTTATTTCTGCAAAAGAAAAAATTGCCAGAGGGAAAACGGCCAGAAATACTTTGATGAGACTTTACCAGGCCAGAAAGTCTCATGATACGGCAACATACAACAACCTGAAAGAAAAGTTCCATGAACGGAATTTTGTGGATAACCAGTTCAGATATTTCGGCTATGGCTTTTTAAATGATACAAACAGCCTGATTCCCAATGTGCCCCTTGTTTTTTACAGCTTCCACATCATGGTGGTCTTGGGTTTCTTTTTTATCCTTTTATTCCTTTTGTTATTGTTATTTATCCGGAAGAAAAGCCTGGAAATTCACCGCTTTTGGCTATGGATCTCCTTATGGTCCATGCCGCTTGCATATATAGCTTCCCAAAGCGGTTGGGTAGTCTCCGAGGTGGGGCGCCAGCCCTGGGTGGTCCAGGATTTGATGCCTGCCGTAGCGGCTATTTCCCAGATAGATGCATCGGCGGTGGAAACCACCTTCATCCTTTTTGCTGTTCTCTTCACGGCCTTGCTGATAGCAGAGTTCAGCATTATGATCAAGCAGATACGGTTGGGTTCTAAAAAAGAAAAATAA